A genomic stretch from Carassius auratus strain Wakin chromosome 35, ASM336829v1, whole genome shotgun sequence includes:
- the LOC113054706 gene encoding hydroxycarboxylic acid receptor 2-like, whose translation MNNSSMCCTYETPMLDQYLPPVMITEFILGLIGNVLALSMFFFHRDTWKPNSIYLAHLALADSLVIFCLPFRADYYRRGKDWVYGDAFCRILLFLLATNRAGGIFFLTAVAVDRYLKIVHPLNRINRMGLTHALWVSVGLWGLIIAMTVYLLTDEHFYYLNNHTQCESFNICFGNNSRFTWHNVFYVIQFFLPTVIVIYCTTCITWQLKNKTVDKQGKIKRAVQFILAVAAVFIICFFPSNISRIAMYVLKLWYNECHYFREANDAFKTSVCFTYFNSVLNPIVYYFSSPAFSGSFRKIYMRLLGKKIEE comes from the coding sequence ATGAACAACTCCTCAATGTGCTGCACTTATGAAACGCCAATGCTGGACCAATACCTTCCCCCTGTAATGATAACGGAGTTCATATTGGGCCTTATTGGGAACGTTCTCGCCCTCTCTATGTTTTTCTTCCACAGGGACACCTGGAAGCCCAATTCTATTTATCTTGCCCATCTGGCTCTGGCGGATTCATTGGTCATTTTCTGCCTTCCTTTTAGGGCCGACTACTACCGCAGGGGGAAGGACTGGGTCTACGGAGATGCTTTCTGCCGTATTTTGCTGTTTCTTTTGGCCACCAACAGAGCTGGCGGTATATTCTTCCTCACCGCCGTCGCTGTGGACCGATACCTTAAGATCGTCCACCCTCTCAACCGCATCAACCGAATGGGTCTGACCCACGCCCTGTGGGTCTCTGTTGGTCTGTGGGGTCTCATCATAGCTATGACTGTCTACCTCCTAACAGATGAACATTTCTACTATCTAAACAACCACACGCAGTGCGAGAGCTTCAACATCTGCTTTGGGAATAATTCCCGGTTCACCTGGCACAACGTATTCTATGTTATCCAGTTCTTTTTGCCCACGGTCATTGTGATCTATTGCACCACCTGCATAACGTGGCAGTTGAAGAATAAGACAGTAGACAAACAGGGCAAAATCAAAAGAGCCGTGCAGTTTATCTTAGCAGTGGCCGCGGTTTTCATTATATGTTTCTTCCCGAGCAACATCTCCCGTATCGCCATGTACGTCCTGAAACTCTGGTATAACGAGTGTCACTATTTCCGTGAGGCAAATGACGCATTTAAAACCAGTGTCTGCTTTACCTACTTCAACAGCGTGCTCAATCCCATCGTCTATTACTTCTCAAGCCCTGCATTCAGCGGATCTTTCAGGAAAATCTACATGAGACTTCTAGGAAAGAAAATTGAGGAATAA
- the LOC113054707 gene encoding density-regulated protein-like → MATTENAELGSPENKVDRADPDAKYPLKVLYCGVCSLPIEYCEYMPELTKCKQWLEKNFPDVFAKLTLAPKQETTGGGGGGGGRAGGGGGGGGGGEVPPAGEEEEKKKQKRGGRGQIKQKKKTVPQKVTIAKIPRAKKKYVTRVCGLATFDIDLKEAQRFFAQKFSCGASVTAEDEIIIQGDFTDDIMDVIQEKWPEVDDDSIDDLGEVKK, encoded by the exons ATGGCTACTACTGAGAATGCAGAGTTGGGTTCACCAGAAAATAAAGTGGATCGTGCCGACCCAGATGCAAAATACCCACTAAAAGTTCTCTATTGTGGAG TGTGTTCTCTGCCAATAGAG TACTGTGAGTACATGCCTGAGCTGACCAAATGCAAACAGTGGCTTGAGAAGAATTTTCCTGACGTGTTTGCTAAACTGACTCTTG CACCCAAGCAGGAAACtactggaggaggaggaggaggaggaggaagagctggaggtggaggtggaggtggtgGCGGTGGAGAGGTGCCCCCTGcaggagaagaagaggagaagaagaaacagaagagag GTGGAAGAGGTCAAATCAAACAGAAGAAGAAGACCGTCCCGCAAAAAGTCACAATCGCAAAAATCCCAAGAGCTAAAAAGAAATACGTCACAAGGGTGTGTGGCCTGGCCACTTTCG ACATTGATCTCAAAGAGGCTCAGAGGTTCTTTGCTCAGAAATTCTCTTGCGGTGCCTCAGTGACAGCAGAAGACGAAATCATCATTCAGGGAGACTTTACAGATGACATCATGGACGTCATCCAGGAAAAGTGGCCTGAG GTGGATGACGACAGCATCGACGATCTTGGAGAGGTCAAAAAGTGA
- the LOC113054710 gene encoding uncharacterized protein LOC113054710, producing the protein MQTNNVIRVKFKDSKRYIFSSKPFTFQSFLECVANKFDLPTMDVKVLDDSKTEVDEEAFVYLLTRPDLGVLEIVIPGTANIDDSLSSSSLGDEGTSESDDTAMLITSPPEKNLAEEHRLAKMIEEILKTSPGGEKIINEYTRTKGLSDTRRRDMVKILVAHLTNEHGTSPSRRLKEEYAKGIISLFPCLADPRSKLGYEHYYNAEDGSGYLAWRIKTLQKEASEGRMKRPRQPQTGGPTADRQSYKEDCYLTEDRHCQEAIALMKHTADEAVVKEKMKLTLAYRQKLLHDPKKSADILSVFSRFLDIPGLINQDFGLLFGDATSAKLLEKWSTNIKPKVIAQSRGLTQTSELQDLIQNAEATEVEEGWDSDMSSILMLVHLLPPSSQGRKRPGKISAKQACDHLVKFIKTGNSIQGHLDSIGERLQPYLLAVGPNKSRIHSWFIVIDQHALPCKASNSLACVDELFKAHFVFGTSYCQELTNVFSFLQTAVYDIDVETTKVNPRVSELRARILQ; encoded by the exons ATGCAGACCAACAATGTTATCAGAGTGAAGTTCAAAGACAGCAAgagatatattttttcttcaaaacCTTTTACATTTCAATCATTTTTGGAATGTG TTGCCAATAAATTTGATCTTCCTACAATGGATGTGAAAGTCCTTGATGACTCGAAGACAGAAGTTGATGAGGAAGCATTCGTATATCTGCTGACACGACCAGATCTTGGTGTATTAGAAATTGTCATCCCAGGCACAGCAAACATTGATG ATTCTTTAAGCTCAAGCTCATTAGGAGATGAAGGTACATCAGAGTCTGATGACACTGCAATGTTGATTACAAGCCCTCCTGAAAAAAATCTAGCTGAGGAACATCGTCTTGCCAAG ATGATTGAAGAGATTCTAAAGACCAGCCCTGGAGGTGAAAAGATTATAAACGAATATACCCGCACCAAAGGTCTGTCCGATACCCGAAGACGTGACATGGTGAAAATTTTGGTAGCACATTTAACAAATGAACATGG aacaaGCCCTTCCCGACGTTTGAAGGAAGAATATGCGAAAGGAATCATTTCCCTCTTCCCATGCTTGGCTGACCCCAGGAGCAAGCTTGGATAT GAGCATTATTACAATGCAGAAGATGGAAGTGGATATTTGGCGTGGAGAATTAAAACTCTGCAGAAAGAAGCATCAGAGGGACGGATGAAGCGTCCACGGCAACCACAAACAG GTGGGCCAACTGCTGACAGACAATCCTACAAAGAAGACTGCTATTTGACTGAAGACCGTCATTGTCAGGAAGCAATAGCCCTGATGAAGCATACAGCTGATGAGGCAGTGGTAAAGGAAAAGATGAAGTTAACGCTGGCCTATCGCCAGAAGCTGCTGCATGACCCTAAAAAGTCTGCTGATATTCTATCAGTTTTCTCACGATTCCTGGATATACCAGGCTTG ATTAATCAAGATTTTGGACTTTTGTTTGGTGATGCGACCTCTGCAAAGTTGTTGGAGAAGTGGTCTACCAACATAAAACCAAAGGTTATTGCACAGAGCCGTGGCCTCACACAGACTAGTGAGCTCCAAGACCTCATCCAAAATGCTGAAGCCACTGAAGTTGAAGAAG GGTGGGACAGCGACATGTCTTCCATTCTGATGCTGGTTCACCTTTTGCCACCCTCAAGTCAAGGCCGCAAGAGACCGGGAAAGATCTCAGCCAAACAAGCATGTGATCATCTTGTGAAATTCATCAAG ACCGGTAACAGTATCCAAGGGCACTTGGACAGTATTGGAGAGAGACTCCAGCCGTATCTACTCGCTGTTGGGCCGAACAAAAGTAGGATCCATTCTTGGTTTATTGTGATTGACCAACATGCTCTACCCTGTAAGGCTTCTAATTCATTGGCCTGTGTTGATGAGCTTTTCAAAGCTCACTTTGTCTTTGGGACTTCATACTGTCAGGAATTGACCAATGTGTTTAGCTTTCTGCAAACCGCAGTCTATGATATAGATGTTGAAACCACCAAGGTAAATCCCAGAGTATCCGAGTTGAGAGCTAGAATCCTCCAGTGA